The DNA window GGCGACGGTTTTCATTTTATAGTGTTCCTTTGGTCGAGGGGACAATGTTTTGCATCCGTTCATCGCGTTCTATCGCCATGCGTAAGGCTCGCCCAAAGGCTTTAAAAACGGTTTCGATAATGTGGTGGGCGTTGCGTCCGCGTAAATTATCAATGTGTAGAGTAATTAAGGCATGATTAACAAAGCCTTGAAAGAATTCGCGGAATAGTTCTACATCAAAATCGCCAATTTTATCGCGGGGAAAGTCGACGAAGTAGTCCATGTGGGGACGACCTGAGCAGTCGATGACCACACGAGAAAGGGCTTCATCTAATGGGACGTAAGCATGTCCGTAGCGATAAATGCCTTTTTTATTGCCTAATGCTTGCGTGAATGCTTGCCCTACAGTGATGCCTACATCTTCAACGGTGTGATGTGCATCAATGTGTAAGTCCCCTTTGGCGTTAATTTCTAAATCAATTAAGCCATGTCGGGCGATTTGTTCAAGCATGTGTTCTAAAAACGGCACACCGATAGCGAGTTGACTTTTACCCGTTCCATCTAAGTTAAGAGTGACTGAAACTTGTGTTTCTAGGGTGTTACGGTTGACCGTCGCGCAACGATTAGACATTGTGGTATTACTCAGATTTTTTTAAAAGAATGATGGTTGAATCGAGTTATTTTTAACTTGATTCAACCGTTTTTCAAAGGGTTATTTACTTCACCATATTATCTAAAATCGCGGCTTTCACTTCATTTAGCTCTGCCTTGACTTTTAATAAGGGGGCTGTGCTTTGTTTAATGGCGGTGTCGGGGTCTTTCAAGCCGTGTCCTGTCAGTGTACAAACAATAGTACTGCCTTCAGGAATTTTGCCATTTTGAATATCACGCACCGCGCCTGCGATGGAAATAGCGGATGCAGGTTCGCAGAAAATCCCTTCTTTTTCCGCTAATAATTTCTGTGCTAAAAGAATATCGTCATCGCTGAATTCATCAAACCAGCCGTTAGATTCGCGCACGGCTGCCCATGCTTGGTGATAGCTTTGCGGATGACCGATGCGGATAGCCGTGGCGATGGTTTCAGGATGGTCGACCATGTGACCGCGTAAAAATGGTGCGGCACCGCTGGCTTGATAGCCAACCATGCGCGGACGTTTCACGGTAATGCCTGTGGCAAAGCGACAATGTCCGTTACAGAAGGCACAGGCTTCGGTGACTTTTTCGGGGCAAGTGGCGGCTGATTCAGAATAGCCTATCCAGTGCGCAGAAATATTGCCCGCATTGCCAACGGGTAAGCAGTGAAAATCAGGCGCACGTCCAAGGGCTTCGATAATTTCAAACGCGGCGGTTTTTTGCCCTTGTAAGCGGAATGGGTTGATAGAGTTGACTATTGTCACAGGGGCATGGTCAGCAATTTCTTTGACTAATTGCATCCCAGCGTCAAAATTGCCTTGAATTTGAATAATGATAGAGCCGTGCATCATGGCTTGAGCGAGTTTACCTTGTGCAATTTTTCCCTCTGGAATCAGTACGAAGGCGGAAATACCTGCACGGGCGGCATAGGCAGCAGCGGACGCGCTGGTATTGCCTGTTGAGGCGCAAATAATGGCTTTACTGCCTGCTTCTACGGCTTTCGTCACTGCCATGGTCATGCCACGGTCTTTAAACGAGCCCGTTGGGTTTAAGCCTTCATATTTGACGTAAATATCGACGGATTTTTTTAATTGGCGAGGAATATTGGCTAAGCGAATTAAGGGGGTATTGCCTTCACTTAAGCTAATAATCGGGGTGTCATCATGAACGGGTAAGCGGTCGCGATATTTATCAATTAAACCTGTATAACGGGGCATTCGAGAACCTCAAGCGTGCGAATTAATAAGGAACAAATATTATTTATTTTACCAAGTCGACGGGCTATTTGCTGGAATTCGTGCATTCAGTGACATTAAATAGCGTCAATAGCACTAAAAACAGCATTTCGGTAAAATTTTAGCGGTGATATGGCGAGCAAATAGGGATAATTTTTTATGTCGGATGAGCAAGAAAGTATTAAAAAAGATGGGCGTAGAGCGTATGAGCATACGTTAAAAATTCAGTTATTGGATGAACGGGCAGGACAAGAACCGTTAGTGCAGGTGATTGGGCGCGGAAGTCGTGCGGAAGTAGCAACTCGTTTAAGCATTCCCTTGACCGAAGAGCAGTATGAACGCTTGCAACAGATGGTTTTAGGGAATTTAGCAATTGCTGTCCCTATTTTATTAATGCGGGCGTTGGATGAGTTAGAACGGGATAATAAGACGTTAAAAATTTCGGTGCGCCGAATGCGGGAGGAGTAAGCGAGGAAAAAACCAGCCATATTTTGTCTGAATCAGGATTCACAGGATTTTCAGGATTAGCAGGATTTAAAAGAGAATGCCTGAATTTTAATTGATTTCTGTCATAATAAACGGCATTAATCCCCTGTCTGCAACGTATTTGAGCGTACACATAAGGAGCTTTTATGTTAAGACCTATTCATTTTGTGCTTGCATTATTCGGTTTATTTTTAACGGCTTGTGTAACAATTAATGTTTATTTTCCAGCGGCGGCGGCGGAAAAAGCGGCCGACCAAATTATTGACCAAGTTTGGGGAGATAAAGCGGGTAATCCTACTGACCCTGCAACAACGCCCGCACCCGCCACAGAGACCAAACCCGCACCCGATAAGCAGTCAGCCATTCAGCCCGCTAATGGAAATTGGTTTGCGTGGGCATTTGAGTTAATCATCCCCAGCGCACACGCTGAAGCCAATATCGATATTTCTAGCCCCACCATTCAAGTGTTGCAGAATACGATGGCAACCCGTTTTAAAGATTTGAAGGTTTATTATGACAATGGCGCGATTGGTTTAACCTATGACGCGTTGATTACCTTACGCGACCCTAGTCTTGTGCCTTTAAAAGCCCGTAATAATGTCAATCGTTGGGTCGTGGAAGAAAATAATGACCGTTTAGCCTTATATAAAGAATTAGCCCTTGCCAATGGGCATCCTGAGTGGGAAACGGAAATACGGGCAACCTTTGCAAGCCGTTGGATTGAACGCTCCCCTAAAGGTTGGTGGTATCAAGATACTAAAGGTCAGTGGCAACAACGTAAATAATCACTTTAGGGCTTAAATCGGGGTAGAAATAAGGCTTGTGAATCCTTTCTACCCTGTTTTTAAGGCTTTCTTTTCCACGCTTTAGGCTCTCAACAATGAATATTTTTGTCTTTGATATTGAAACCATTCCTGATGTGGCGAGTGGTCGGCGGTTGTATGGCAATCCTGAAGAAATGGCGCAACTCAGTGATAAAGACGTGGCGAAAGTCATGTTTCATTATCGTAAGCAGGAAACAGACGGACAGACAGAAATATTACGCCATCATTTGCAGAAAATTGTGGCGATTTCAGTCGTTTTGCGCGTTAAGAATGATAAGCAGGATATTTTTAAAGTCTGGTCTTTGGGCGAACCTAACGCACCTGAAGAAGAATTAATTGAACGTTTTTATAAGGGATTACAAGAATATACGCCGACATTAGTTTCTTGGAATGGCAGTGGGTTTGATTTACCTGTTTTACATTATCGAACCTTATTGCATGGTATTCCCGCGCCCCGCTATTGGGAAACAAATGGCGATTTTCGTTGGAATAATTATTTAAGTCGATTTCATGAACGACACACGGATTTAATGGATGTGTTGGCGGGTTATCAAAATAAAGCGTTTGCTCGCTTGGATGAAATTGCAACGATGTTAGGCTTTCCCGGCAAGATGGGAATGAGTGGCGATCAAGTTTGGGATGTGTATCAAGTCGGCGGTATTCAGGATATTCGGGATTATTGCGAAACAGATGTATTAAATACCTATTTGATTTTCCTGCGCTTTGAGTTGATACGTGGGAGATTAAAACCAGAAGAATATCAGCATGAAACGCAATTAATCCGCGACACACTCGTTTCTGAAAAATATAAGACCAAAAAACATCTGCAAGAATTTTTAACAAATTGGCAGGCGTGATAGTCTGAATCAGGATTAACAGGATTGATAAGATTTAAAACCTTATTTAAAACCCTCAAACCAAAAAGTCAGGTGAATCACGCTTTTTAATCTTGCTAATCCTGAAAATCCTGTGAATCCTGATTCAGACAAGTTTTTATCTTTTTATAAAGAAACTCGCTGAACTCTTTTAGTTAAATACTTACATCACAGACGCATTTTGTCTTGCCATGGTTTCAGGGTTAAACCACTTCAGTTTTTCGTGTAATTTCACGACATCACCGACAATAATTAAACTTTGTAAATTCACGTTTTCCGCCTCTACCAATTGGGGCAGGGTTTGCAACGTACCAATAATGACTTTTTGGTCAGCAGTAGTTGCTTTCTGCACTAGCGCGGCGGGCTGTTCACCTGACATACCGTGTTTTATCATTTCTGCACAGAATAAGCCTAAGGCTTTTAAACCCATGTAAACGACAACGGTTTGATGCGGTTGGGTTAAGGCTGCCCAGTTTAAATTCATGGTGTTGTCTTTTAAATGTCCTGTGACGAATAAACAGGATTGCGCATAATCGCGGTGAGTTAAGGGAATGCCTGCATAAGCTGCCGTGCCTAAGGCGGCAGTAATTCCTGGAACGACTTGGAAGGGAACACCTTCCGTCATCAAGGTTTCAATTTCTTCCCCTCCTCGCCCAAAAATAAACGGGTCTCCGCCTTTCAAACGCAAGACTTTTTTCCCTTCTTTTGCGAGTCGCGCCAATAATAAATTAATTTCTTCTTGCGGTAAGGTGTGTTTGTCAGGACGTTTACCGACATAAATGTGTTCTGCATCGCGTCGGACAAGGGCTAAGACAGCGGGGGAAACTAAACGGTCATATAACACTACATCGGCTTTTTGCATCAAACGTAATGCCCGAAAAGTTAATAAATCAGGGTCGCCCGGCCCACCACCGACAAGATAAACCTCGCCCATAGATTGCGAATCAGTGTTTGTTCGTTCTGTTAAGAGTTGTTCGACGGCGTGTTCTGCCGCGCTGTTTTGTCCTGATAACACTAACTCGGCAATATGTCCGCTTAAAACGGTTTCCCAAAAATCACGGCGTTGGCGGGTATCGCTCAATTGCGCTTGTGTCTTGTGTCGAAAACGCGCCATTAAACGGGCTAAATCCCCAAATGCGGCGGGAATAACGCTTTCTAATTTAGCGCGTAGCATCCGAGCCAGTACAGGCGCAGCTCCCCCTGTTGAAATGGCAACTTGTAGCGGGGAACGGTCTAAAACTGAGGGGACAATAAAGCTACACAGTTCAGGCTGGTCGACAACATTAACAGGGATATTCAAGGCTTGGGCTTGTTGTGATACTTGGCGATTTACCGCATCGTCATTGGTTGCCGCAATAATTAATCGATAGGTTTTTAGGGTTAAATCGGTTTGTTGAAAGGGTCGTAAAAAGCAACGAATTTTTCCTGTTGCTTGGAGGTTCTGTAGTTTATCGTGCAAAGTTGGAGAAATAACATCGATATCCGCTCCTGCTTGCTGTAATAACGCTATTTTGCGTGTTGCGGTAAATCCGCCCCCAATGACTAAACAGGGTTGGTGAGTTAAGTTTAAAAATATAGGGAAAAAATCCATTCTAAGCCCCTTCAGT is part of the Beggiatoa alba B18LD genome and encodes:
- a CDS encoding 3'-5' exonuclease, with amino-acid sequence MNIFVFDIETIPDVASGRRLYGNPEEMAQLSDKDVAKVMFHYRKQETDGQTEILRHHLQKIVAISVVLRVKNDKQDIFKVWSLGEPNAPEEELIERFYKGLQEYTPTLVSWNGSGFDLPVLHYRTLLHGIPAPRYWETNGDFRWNNYLSRFHERHTDLMDVLAGYQNKAFARLDEIATMLGFPGKMGMSGDQVWDVYQVGGIQDIRDYCETDVLNTYLIFLRFELIRGRLKPEEYQHETQLIRDTLVSEKYKTKKHLQEFLTNWQA
- the thrC gene encoding threonine synthase, encoding MPRYTGLIDKYRDRLPVHDDTPIISLSEGNTPLIRLANIPRQLKKSVDIYVKYEGLNPTGSFKDRGMTMAVTKAVEAGSKAIICASTGNTSASAAAYAARAGISAFVLIPEGKIAQGKLAQAMMHGSIIIQIQGNFDAGMQLVKEIADHAPVTIVNSINPFRLQGQKTAAFEIIEALGRAPDFHCLPVGNAGNISAHWIGYSESAATCPEKVTEACAFCNGHCRFATGITVKRPRMVGYQASGAAPFLRGHMVDHPETIATAIRIGHPQSYHQAWAAVRESNGWFDEFSDDDILLAQKLLAEKEGIFCEPASAISIAGAVRDIQNGKIPEGSTIVCTLTGHGLKDPDTAIKQSTAPLLKVKAELNEVKAAILDNMVK
- a CDS encoding YdbL family protein — translated: MLRPIHFVLALFGLFLTACVTINVYFPAAAAEKAADQIIDQVWGDKAGNPTDPATTPAPATETKPAPDKQSAIQPANGNWFAWAFELIIPSAHAEANIDISSPTIQVLQNTMATRFKDLKVYYDNGAIGLTYDALITLRDPSLVPLKARNNVNRWVVEENNDRLALYKELALANGHPEWETEIRATFASRWIERSPKGWWYQDTKGQWQQRK
- the hisB gene encoding imidazoleglycerol-phosphate dehydratase HisB yields the protein MSNRCATVNRNTLETQVSVTLNLDGTGKSQLAIGVPFLEHMLEQIARHGLIDLEINAKGDLHIDAHHTVEDVGITVGQAFTQALGNKKGIYRYGHAYVPLDEALSRVVIDCSGRPHMDYFVDFPRDKIGDFDVELFREFFQGFVNHALITLHIDNLRGRNAHHIIETVFKAFGRALRMAIERDERMQNIVPSTKGTL
- the cysG gene encoding siroheme synthase CysG, which gives rise to MDFFPIFLNLTHQPCLVIGGGFTATRKIALLQQAGADIDVISPTLHDKLQNLQATGKIRCFLRPFQQTDLTLKTYRLIIAATNDDAVNRQVSQQAQALNIPVNVVDQPELCSFIVPSVLDRSPLQVAISTGGAAPVLARMLRAKLESVIPAAFGDLARLMARFRHKTQAQLSDTRQRRDFWETVLSGHIAELVLSGQNSAAEHAVEQLLTERTNTDSQSMGEVYLVGGGPGDPDLLTFRALRLMQKADVVLYDRLVSPAVLALVRRDAEHIYVGKRPDKHTLPQEEINLLLARLAKEGKKVLRLKGGDPFIFGRGGEEIETLMTEGVPFQVVPGITAALGTAAYAGIPLTHRDYAQSCLFVTGHLKDNTMNLNWAALTQPHQTVVVYMGLKALGLFCAEMIKHGMSGEQPAALVQKATTADQKVIIGTLQTLPQLVEAENVNLQSLIIVGDVVKLHEKLKWFNPETMARQNASVM